In a genomic window of Mycosarcoma maydis chromosome 5, whole genome shotgun sequence:
- a CDS encoding uncharacterized protein (related to ser/thr protein kinase) has product MMSFWPQSAEAGPSRSPHVPSNTFHHRASSPTKISMPPSSQFVSASKHESHVPTFLVRSATEQNPTSIDPKSLHTFAYGGFVQSSPSTESTSAFSPSTNYRTTFSNPSSSSISSAGHARAASHRNSFSSVSVSELGSSMMSDRLSWGRSFKRQSKRNSHDAKTAASLRASDLAQKDGGRHRSHTEGSQFLNPNSGDIFLYSSRNLDASSDKSQQPRFMHQRRKSDGPQRSRLEVGHDSSSYIRSNRMFRSRSSNSLSHAFFDPRAHKHQSKNSTHSLSLVKDEDEEDFATSSGNGMPSSPLRDCQTFADWDDQQALLPSSKQVEDHAARDRQAIMISSSSSKTLRRRSGEIVNVAARSAAQATKKGLSVIRRAGSFDVSSKASADAVQERNRFRSNSSSSFLTTLGLVPRLDPRHQRSQTLHVVDAPKTPGNETTGKSKQASLSLPSSVQHSPKLQGLGLHGEGTRFNASRFSQITEAEDEDKSLSKDLPQTPSKTLATMSFDSDQELQLRRSDSSEALEKDEPNEVPLVSEQTPPTASEAAKAEPKSPSRSAIEQRHGLAKRSYAALIDLLNPTLHKEGKPQSRGRQASLGGAEPVRGLSNGDHGGKGVTGAGGSGVSSANNGGRNRGNTGGGRGNGMHGGGGGGGGAGPTNGGNGGGTGGGGPPDRRGGPPRGGGNSSSDVGPPVNSVYRRLELVGRGAYGAVYRGVHVETGAAVALKVVNLDTPDDDVSDIQREVALLSQLREAASKNVVRYWGCWLKGPELWIVMDFAEGGSVRTLMKAGAIAERYCAVIVRETLVALNYLHKSGIIHRDIKAANILLTSTGRILLCDFGVAASLASNSVHSKRSTFVGTPYWMAPEVITEGKTYDQKADVWSLGITIYEMATGNPPLADVEQMRVIMLIPKSKPPRLPLEGDFSPAMRDFVAACLNEEPKERATSEELTKLKWIKTYAKTPSSVLKEVIQSYNAWTKAGGMRMSLIGAETADWGEAGNRDSFAFDGRETGEGWEFNTLQSAREWDEDEEEVEGQHAPIPIRDHPLLRLFDVEPSDGATSAGGGYATRGGTGADSVNGSTWRPAAPAVEACATLRAQQAPPQLKTQQSSSSLSAAVPMAKPSLGAHAQEKASFTGTGNTPFRFGVGGGVGPAQPMRKRSQSLTKPSSSSSGSSSLAMSTAASSTTTAIVIPDSRSLHDLSSAGSAGAAGAAGAAQPKQTYSSRVLEQRMGHGKSNDATSSGLYTDLDRAVDNAELIAHHRQSHGGSDPTTAGLHASPSRHVQLWDRGANAQTYSRLARLRAGYLTQPRQRADSASLAASTSLAASDDSPITPTAQAAAAATPTPTTVATATATAAAGTGVPAGSAFTRPHMDAGPALKPLDFAHLHTKHQVSSTLAKTLDDLGKWLDVLSLGLGRAVHSDL; this is encoded by the coding sequence ATGATGTCATTTTGGCCGCAATCTGCCGAGGCTGGCCCTTCCCGCTCGCCACACGTGCCCTCCAATACCTTTCATCACCGTGCTTCCTCGCCGACAAAGATATCGATGCCACCCAGCAGTCAATTCGTATCAGCATCCAAGCATGAATCTCATGTCCCCACATTTCTTGTCCGATCCGCGACAGAGCAGAATCCTACCAGTATCGACCCAAAATCGTTACACACGTTTGCCTATGGTGGCTTTGTGCAGTCATCCCCTTCAACCGAATCGACCTCTGCCTTCTCGCCGTCGACTAACTATCGCACCACCTTTTCCAAcccttcctcttcttccatctcgtccgCCGGCCATGCTAGAGCTGCCTCTCATCGCAACTCTTTCAGCTCGGTATCTGTCTCTGAGCTTGGCAGCTCTATGATGAGTGATCGATTGAGTTGGGGCCGCAGCTTCAAGAGACAGAGCAAACGAAACTCGCATGATGCCAAGACTGCTGCCAGTCTCCGAGCCTCGGACTTAGCTCAGAAGGACGGTGGCCGCCATCGATCCCATACAGAAGGATCGCAGTTCTTAAATCCCAACAGCGGTGACATCTTTCTCTATTCCAGCCGCAACCTTGACGCCAGCTCCGACAAATCACAACAGCCTCGCTTTATGCACCAGCGACGCAAGTCGGACGGCCCGCAGCGCTCCAGGCTCGAAGTTGGCCATGACTCATCCTCCTACATTCGTAGTAACCGCATGTTTCGATCGCGATCTTCCAACTCGTTGTCGCACGCCTTTTTCGACCCTCGCGCTCACAAGCACCAATCCAAAAACAGTACGCACAGCCTCAGTCTTGTCAAagatgaagatgaggaAGACTTTGCTACCAGCTCCGGCAACGGCATGCCTAGCTCTCCTTTGCGCGACTGTCAGACCTTCGCAGACTGGGACGACCAGCAAGCGCTACTACCTTCTAGTAAACAAGTCGAGGACCACGCTGCACGCGATCGCCAGGCCATCAtgatctcgagctcctcaTCCAAAACACTGCGCAGACGATCTGGCGAGATCGTCAATGTGGCAGCTCGCTCCGCCGCGCAGGCAACCAAGAAGGGTCTGAGCGTCATTCGCAGAGCAGGCAGTTTCGACGTCAGTTCCAAAGCCTCTGCAGACGCTGTTCAAGAGCGCAATCGGTTTCGCTCCaactcttcctcttccttccTCACCACGCTAGGCCTGGTACCCCGACTCGATCCTCGCCACCAGCGTTCTCAAACGCTCCACGTAGTCGATGCCCCGAAGACCCCAGGCAATGAAACGACcggcaagagcaagcaagcatcACTTTCGCTGCCTAGTTCCGTTCAGCATTCTCCAAAGCTGCAAGGATTAGGGCTGCACGGTGAAGGCACGAGATTTAACGCTTCGCGCTTCTCCCAGATCACGGAAGCGGAAGATGAAGACAAGTCCCTCTCCAAGGACTTGCCGCAGACTCCATCCAAAACGCTAGCCACTATGTCGTTCGACAGCGACCAAGAACTTCAACTTCGTAGGTCTGACTCTTCCGAGGCACTCGAGAAAGATGAGCCAAACGAGGTTCCATTGGTTTCAGAACAGACACCCCCAACAGCCTCCGAGGCAGCGAAAGCCGAACCAAAGTCTCCCAGCCGCTCAGCGATCGAACAACGTCATGGTCTTGCCAAGCGATCCTACGCCGCTTTGATCGATTTGCTGAATCCAACGCTGCACAAGGAGGGTAAGCCGCAGTCTCGAGGCCGACAAGCTTCGCTCGGAGGAGCCGAGCCGGTTCGAGGCCTATCAAACGGCGACCACGGTGGCAAAGGCGTAactggtgctggtggttCTGGCGTCTCGTCCGCGAACAATGGTGGCAGAAATCGTGGTAATACCGGCGGCGGTCGTGGCAACGGCATGCATGGCGgaggtggcggtggcggtggcgcGGGTCCGACAAACGGAGGTAATGGTGGTGGAACGGGAGGCGGCGGCCCCCCGGATCGTCGTGGGGGCCCGCCTCGTGGCGGCGGCAACAGCTCTTCAGATGTAGGTCCACCGGTCAATTCGGTTTACCGAaggcttgagctcgtcggacgaggagcgTACGGCGCCGTTTACCGTGGCGTCCACGTCGAGACGGGTGCTGCGGTAGCGCTCAAGGTAGTGAATCTGGACACGCCAGACGATGACGTGAGTGACATCCAACGCGAAGTGGCTCTGCTGAGTCAACTACGCGAGGCTGCTTCCAAGAATGTCGTACGGTACTGGGGCTGTTGGCTCAAAGGCCCAGAGTTATGGATTGTTATGGACTTTGCAGAAGGTGGCAGTGTGCGCACTCTTATGAAGGCCGGCGCCATCGCCGAACGCTATTGTGCGGTGATCGTCAGGGAGACGCTGGTAGCGCTCAACTATCTGCACAAATCGGGCATTATCCATCGCGACATCAAAGCTGCCAACATCCTGCTCACCAGCACTGGCCGCATCCTGTTGTGCGATTTCGGTGTCGCCGCTTCCCTCGCCTCGAACAGCGTCCACAGCAAGCGCAGTACTTTTGTCGGCACGCCCTATTGGATGGCACCCGAAGTCATCACAGAAGGCAAGACATACGATCAGAAAGCCGACGTGTGGAGTCTCGGCATTACTATCTACGAAATGGCTACAGGCAATCCACCGCTAGCCGATGTGGAACAGATGCGAGTCATTATGCTCATCCCCAAAAGCAAGCCGCCGAGGTTGCCGCTCGAAGGCGATTTTTCGCCCGCGATGCGCGACTTTGTAGCCGCGTGCCTCAACGAAGAGCCCAAGGAGCGTGCGACATCGGAAGAACTCACGAAGCTCAAGTGGATCAAGACGTACGCCAAGACGCCGTCGAGCGTGCTCAAGGAGGTGATCCAGTCGTACAATGCATGGACAAAGGCTGGAGGCATGCGCATGAGTTTGATCGGTGCCGAGACGGCAGATTGGGGCGAGGCGGGGAATCGCGATTCGTTTGCGTTTGATGGGAGGGAGACGGGTGAGGGTTGGGAATTCAACACGCTTCAAAGTGCTAGGGAGTgggatgaggatgaggaggaagTGGAAGGTCAGCATGCGCCAATTCCAATTCGCGATCATCCGCTTTTGCGTTTATTTGAtgtcgagccaagcgaCGGTGCGACGAGTGCGGGAGGAGGCTATGCGACGAGGGGAGGAACGGGAGCAGACAGCGTCAATGGGTCCACATGGAGACCGGCTGCGCCAGCGGTCGAAGCTTGTGCGACGCTgcgagcacagcaagcgccTCcgcagctcaagacgcagcagtcgtcgtcatcgctgtcTGCCGCTGTACCGATGGCGAAACCGTCCCTCGGCGCTCACGCCCAAGAGAAGGCGAGTTTCACGGGAACGGGCAACACTCCCTTCCGATTTGgtgtcggtggtggtgtggGTCCAGCGCAGCCGATGCGCAAACGCTCGCAATCGCTCACGAAACCCAGCAGCAGTTCTTCCggctcgtcttcgctcgCAATGTCGACCGCAGCGTCATCCACTACGACAGCGATCGTCATACCGGATTCTCGTTCGTTGCACGACCTGAGTTCGGCTGGTTcggctggtgctgctggtgctgctggtgctgcgcAGCCTAAGCAGACTTACAGTTCGCGCGTATTGGAGCAGCGCATGGGGCACGGCAAGAGTAATGACGCGACCTCTTCCGGATTGTACACTGATCTGGATCGCGCAGTGGACAACGCGGAACTCATTGCGCATCACCGCCAATCGCACGGTGGGAGCGATCCCACCACGGCCGGGCTACACGCGTCGCCGTCTCGCCATGTGCAGCTGTGGGACCGCGGTGCGAACGCACAGACGTACAGTCGGCTCGCAAGGCTGCGTGCGGGCTATCTGACGCAACCACGCCAGCGCGCAGACAGCGCGAGTCTCGCCGCCTCCACATCGCTCGCTGCAAGCGACGATTCGCCCATCACTCCTACCgcgcaagctgcagcagcagccacacCAACGCCCACCACTGTcgcgactgcgactgcgactgcggCGGCTGGGACTGGCGTTCCTGCGGGATCCGCTTTCACCCGCCCGCACATGGACGCAGGCCCGGCGCTGAAACCGCTCGATTTCGCTCATTTGCACACCAAACACCAGGTCTCGTCCACGTTGGCCAAGACGCttgacgatctcggcaaGTGGCTGGACGTCCTCAGTCTAGGGTTGGGCCGCGCAGTGCATTCGGATTTGTGA
- a CDS encoding phosphatidate cytidylyltransferase (related to CDS1 - CDP-diacylglycerol synthase) gives MASSHNGGRFASRTAFEALQVEEIESDDEESVVEHKSPAKPAQPAQPSQPAANASSTKDTKSKLNKAQSAPQPAKLDTTDSANKVIAPNGYNGTNTVEPPQSLTSAAVENLGVQDKVIPTPSAPFAASAPKQGAPSGYQTALPTAKPASAKADQPESILNASTKAVSNDHAQDVKFQSPQPPASREANTSQQLPKQPQQSQQSQEDAAAAAKAKWQKIYERTLYTLIMIGGFIGLLLLGHPYMILLVMICQTLVYREIVALFNIPGRPSVTGGGGRSSRMSSAPTSAATSEVDDDDDDERIQKRIQGRRDQLWSKTLSWYFFAVANYFLYGESIIYYFKHIVFVDAWFIPFARHHRFLSFMLYVFGFMAFVSNLKRRNLKHQFGLFCWVHMSLLLIVFSSHFIVNNILEGLIWLWVPASLVVCNDVFAYICGMTFGRTPLIDLSPKKTVEGFVGAFIVTEIFAYGWATFFQRYNYMICPAVSLGMNAFKEVTCDVNPVFHWHYLSLPPAMASLASSIAGHRISAFPWSPFQLHALVMAAFASLVAPFGGFFASGFKRAFNIKDFGDSIPGHGGLTDRFDCQFLMGLFSYVYYSSLIREHHVTVGSVLQTVVTQLTLDDQIELYNEISRYLVGQGKLTKA, from the coding sequence ATGGCTTCATCCCACAACGGAGGCCGCTTTGCCTCGCGTACCGCTTTCGAGGCGCTTCAGGTCGAAGAGATCGAatccgacgacgaagagagcgtcgtcgagcacaagTCGCCCGCAAAGCCAGCTCAGCCAGCTCAGCCTTCTCAGCCTGCTGCCAACGCCTCGTCTACCAAGGATACCAagagcaagctcaacaaggcCCAGTCCGCCCCTCAGccggccaagctcgacacaACCGACAGTGCGAACAAGGTGATTGCTCCTAATGGCTACAACGGCACCAATACTGTCGAGCCTCCTCAGTCGCTCACTTCTGCCGCTGTGGAGAATCTGGGGGTCCAGGACAAAGTCATTCCCACTCCCTCAGCACcctttgctgcttcggcaCCCAAACAAGGCGCCCCCTCTGGCTACCAGACGGCTCTTCCAACTGCAAAACCAGCCTCAGCCAAGGCAGACCAGCCCGAATCCATTCTGAACGCTTCCACAAAGGCTGTCAGCAACGACCATGCGCAAGATGTCAAATTCCAGTCGCCACAGCCACCGGCATCGCGAGAGGCGAACACATCGCAACAGTTGCCGAAGCAGCCCCAGCAGTCGCAGCAGAGCCAGGAAgatgccgctgccgctgcaaAGGCAAAGTGGCAGAAGATTTACGAGAGGACATTGTACACGCTCATCATGATTGGAGGATTCATCGGTCTCTTGCTACTCGGCCATCCCTACAtgatcttgctcgtcatgATCTGTCAGACTCTGGTCTACCGCGAGATTGTCGCTCTCTTCAACATTCCTGGTCGTCCCTCGGTCACtggcggaggaggacgTTCGAGTCGCATGTCATCCGCCCCCACCAGCGCTGCCACTAGCGAggtggatgacgacgatgatgacgagcgcatccagAAGCGCATCCAAGGCCGTCGCGACCAGCTGtggagcaagacgctcagCTGGTACTTTTTCGCCGTCGCCAACTACTTTTTGTATGGCGAGTCGATCATCTACTACTTTAAGCACATTGTCTTTGTGGATGCGTGGTTCATCCCTTTTGCCAGGCATCATCGCTTCCTCTCGTTCATGCTCTACGTGTTCGGCTTCATGGCGTTTGTCTCCAACCTAAAACGTCGCAACCTCAAGCATCAGTTTGGCTTGTTCTGCTGGGTGCACATGTCGCTGCTTCTCATCGTCTTTTCCAGCCACTTTATCGTCAACAACATTCTCGAGGGTCTCATCTGGCTCTGGGTGCCCGCCTCGCTCGTGGTTTGCAACGATGTCTTTGCTTACATTTGTGGTATGACGTTTGGCAGGACGCCTCTGATCGACCTCAGCCCCAAGAAGACGGTCGAGGGTTTCGTGGGTGCATTCATCGTCACCGAGATCTTTGCATACGGTTGGGCCACCTTCTTCCAGCGCTACAACTACATGATCTGCCCTGCCGTCAGCCTGGGCATGAATGCGTTCAAGGAGGTTACCTGCGACGTCAACCCAGTCTTCCACTGGCACTACCTTTCCTTGCCACCCGCCATGGCGTCGTTGGCCTCCTCGATTGCAGGTCACCGTATCTCGGCGTTCCCGTGGTCTCCGTTCCAGCTGCACGCTCTCGTCATGGCTGCGTTTGCCAGCCTGGTCGCGCCGTTTGGCGGATTCTTTGCGAGCGGATTCAAACGTGCTTTCAACATCAAGGATTTCGGCGACAGCATCCCTGGCCACGGTGGTCTTACTGACCGCTTTGATTGCCAGTTCTTGATGGGACTCTTTTCTTACGTCTACTACTCGTCGCTCATTCGCGAACACCATGTCACCGTTGGCTCGGTGCTGCAGACCGTAGTAACGCAGCTTACACTCGACGATCAAATCGAGCTGTACAACGAGATCAGCCGATATCTCGTTGGGCAGGGCAAGCTCACCAAAGCTTGA